One segment of Salvelinus alpinus chromosome 1, SLU_Salpinus.1, whole genome shotgun sequence DNA contains the following:
- the LOC139531482 gene encoding protein C-ets-2-like has translation MCDLSMDQVAPLSTCYRSSLKRQAAFDLFEDPMSLFSGYLLPSDDDQSLQEVPSGLNCFSHDMGPCSVPLLTPCSKAVMSQALKDSFSGFAKVQRCYGISNNPRKWTKQHVMQWLHWAASEFSLANVHFFKFDMNGQELYDLGKESFLDLAPDFVGDILWEHLDQMMKECQEREESISLSSVVPSVTNWMSSSGFSLEETQCALQVPDNSDSLLRELFETSDKTALLSPDQEFSMFSKPQLSTVNVSYVRSNPGSGQLSKAFLSQDQSLCSLESVDSIERPESMLHSWGSQSSLADNQRVPSHDSFEDEYNSSPLSLEKQGLSFKDYVQERNEPVELGKPVIAAAVLAGFTGSGPIQLWQFLLELLTDKSCQAIISWTGDGWEFKLTDPDEVARRWGRRKNKPKMNYEKLSRGLRYYYDKNIIHKTSGKRYVYRFVCDLQNLLGYSAEELHIMLGVQPDTED, from the exons ATGTGTGACCTCAGCATGGACCAAGTGGCCCCCCTGTCGACTTGCTACCGCTCCAGCCTCAAG CGGCAGGCAGCCTTTGACCTGTTTGAAGATCCCATGTCTCTGTTCTCTGGatacctcctcccctcagacgATGACCAGTCTCTTCAGGAGGTGCCCTCTGGCCTCAACTGTTTCTCACACG ACATGGGCCCCTGCTCTGTTCCCCTGTTGACCCCGTGCAGTAAGGCAGTGATGAGTCAGGCCCTGAAGGACAGTTTCAGTGGCTTCGCCAAGGTCCAACGCTGCTATGGCATCTCCAACA ACCCTCGTAAGTGGACCAAGCAGCATGTGATGCAGTGGCTGCACTGGGCGGCCAGTGAGTTCAGCTTGGCCAACGTCCATTTCTTTAAGTTTGACATGAACGGCCAGGAGCTGTATGACCTGGGTAAGGAGAGCTTCCTGGACCTGGCTCCAGACTTTGTGGGCGACATCCTGTGGGAGCACCTGGACCAGATGATGAAAG AGTGTCAAGAGAGAGAAGAATCCATAAGCCTCAGCAGTGTTGTGCCCTCCGTAACTAACTGGATGAGCTCTAGCG GCTTCAGTCTGGAGGAGACCCAGTGTGCCCTGCAGGTGCCTGACAACAGCGACAGTCTGCTGAGAGAGCTGTTTGAGACCTCAGACAAGACCGCCCTGCTGTCTCCAGATCAGGAGTTCTCCATGTTCTCCAAGCCCCAGCTGAGCACGGTCAACGTCAGCTACGTCAGGAGCAACCCAGGCTCAGGGCAGCTCTCCAAAGCCT TCTTGTCCCAGGACCAGAGTTTATGTTCATTGGAGAGTGTGGATAGCATCGAGAGGCCAGAGTCCATGCTGCACTCCTGGGGCAGCCAATCCTCCCTGGCAGACAACCAGAGGGTGCCGTCCCACGACAGCTTTGAGGACGAGTACAACAGCAGCCCACTGAGTCTGGAGAAGCAGGGCCTGTCCTTCAAGGACTACGTCCAGGAGAGGAACGAGCCTGTGGAATTGGGAAAGCCTGTCATAGCTGCTGCAGTGCTGGCTGGCTTTACTG GAAGTGGTCCTATCCAGCTGTGGCAGTTCCTGCTGGAGCTCCTGACTGATAAGAGTTGTCAGGCCATCATCAGCTGGACCGGAGATGGCTGGGAGTTCAAACTCACCGACCCAGATGAG GTGGCTAGACGCTGGGGCCGCAGGAAGAACAAACCCAAGATGAATTACGAGAAGCTGAGCCGTGGCCTGCGATACTATTACGACAAGAACATAATCCACAAGACCTCGGGCAAACGCTACGTCTACCGCTTCGTCTGCGACCTGCAGAACCTTCTGGGCTACTCGGCCGAAGAGCTCCACATCATGCTGGGGGTCCAGCCTGACACCGAAGATTGA